In one window of Miscanthus floridulus cultivar M001 chromosome 12, ASM1932011v1, whole genome shotgun sequence DNA:
- the LOC136496374 gene encoding protein PSK SIMULATOR 1-like — protein MECNGCNVLKSRRFVAIADAGFEDAVDGASDFGDTTSLVHKQKVVEETVEMEEEQGFLWKSSLLPYKDVDDFVLPGSSKRHASTSGERETTLSGKMDPRIDRSGSNGTSKVPRLGSMLETASMAGFGKAVEILDTLGCLMTTLSSDGGFVSRSKTKGCKISILAFEVANTILKGASIMQSLSEDTVTYFKQVVLPSEGVQNLVSSEMSELMRIAANDKREELRIFSQEIVRFGNRCKNPQWHNLDHYFVKLESESAPQKQLKETAIAEMQELMSLVQRTTDLYHELHALDRFEHEYRSRLNGKGNTDRFEKGDNIQIVRLELKTQSSYVKSLKKRSLWSKTLEEVVEKLVDIVHYLHVEINNAFGSSDGGVVNAESTVSSQRLGPAGLALHYANIIIQIYSIVSRSGYVPANSRDALYQGLPPRIKSALPNKLRTTSVPQELTIDQVRVRMEKTLKWLVPMAINTTCARGFLRFSEWVKSGTERVGKRPGQADPIETLYHADKARTEDCILELVVWLHHLVSQSNRMAMQKPTDQCI, from the exons ATGGAATGCAACGGCTGCAATG TGCTGAAGTCAAGAAGGTTCGTTGCGATCGCTGATGCGGGGTTTGAGGATGCTGTAGACGGCGCCAGCGATTTTGGTGACACGACGAGTCTTGTGCACAAGCAGAAGGTTGTCGAGGAAACCgtggagatggaggaggagcaggggTTTCTTTGGAAATCTAGCCTGCTCCCTTACAAGGACGTAGATGATTTCGTTCTTCCTGGGAGTAGTAAGCGGCATGCATCAACAtcaggagagagagagacaacTCTGTCTGGCAAAATGGACCCGAGGATAGACAGGTCTGGAAGCAATGGAACAAGCAAG GTCCCTAGACTGGGTTCCATGCTTGAGACAGCCAGCATGGCTGGATTTGGCAAGGCAGTGGAGATTCTAGACACACTAGGCTGCTTGATGACGACCTTGAGCTCAGATGGTGGCTTTGTTTCCAGGTCCAAGACCAAAGGGTGCAAGAtatcaattcttgcttttgaggTTGCCAACACAATACTTAAAGGTGCTAGTATTATGCAATCTCTCTCGGAAGACACTGTCACATACTTCAAACAAGTTGTGCTTCCTTCCGAAGGTGTACAGAATTTGGTGTCCAGTGAGATGAGTGAATTGATGCGAATTGCAGCTAATGACAAAAG AGAGGAGCTGAGAATATTTTCTCAAGAGATTGTTAGGTTCGGGAACCGCTGTAAAAATCCCCAGTGGCATAACCTGGATCACTACTTTGTGAA GTTAGAATCAGAAAGTGCACCCCAGAAGCAGCTGAAAGAAACAGCAATAGCAGAGATGCAGGAGTTGATGAGCCTTGTTCAACGTACAACT GATTTGTATCATGAGCTGCATGCATTAGACAGATTTGAGCACGAGTACCGCTCTAGGCTAAACGGAAAGGGTAATACAGATAGATTTGAAAAAG GAGACAATATTCAAATTGTGAGATTGGAGTTGAAGACCCAAAGTAGTTATGTGAAGAGCTTGAAGAAAAGATCTCTCTGGTCCAAGACGTTGGAAGAA GTAGTCGAGAAGCTTGTAGACATTGTGCACTACTTACATGTTGAGATCAACAATGCTTTCGGATCTTCTG ATGGAGGTGTGGTGAATGCCGAATCAACTGTGAGCAGTCAAAGGCTAGGACCTGCTGGACTTGCATTACATTATGCAAACATTATCATTCAGATATATAGTATT GTTTCTCGATCAGGGTATGTGCCAGCAAATTCAAGAGATGCCCTCTACCAGGGATTGCCACCAAGGATCAAGTCAGCGCTACCAAATAAATTGAGAACGACCTCAGTGCCTCAGGAG CTCACTATTGATCAAGTAAGGGTTAGGATGGAGAAAACTCTGAAATGGCTTGTGCCCATGGCCATCAATACCACCTG TGCTCGAGGTTTCTTGAGGTTTAGCGAATGGGTGAAATCAGG GACTGAGAGGGTTGGTAAGCGACCAGGTCAAGCAGATCCGATTGAGACACTATACCATGCTGACAAGGCAAGGACTGAGGACTGCATTCTGGAGTTGGTTGTCTGGCTTCATCACCTCGTCAGCCAGAGTAACCGTATGGCAATGCAAAAACCCACTGACCAATGTATCTAA